Proteins encoded by one window of Cloeon dipterum chromosome 2, ieCloDipt1.1, whole genome shotgun sequence:
- the LOC135936940 gene encoding protein yellow-like — translation MTPSIFAIFMLGLSSVATAANFTLVYEWSDEWDYEWPSEATRTQALQNVTLKPEHIEPRFMAVYGTMIFLSLWNYDGIPVTLVSLPTSSASSAPPKLTPFPSWDMHGNGDCNKIEEATGLDVDSVGRLWVLDNGSDNCYAKLWTIDLSNNDQTKIIHVFPFRKSMHDLVLDETPNETLAYIAWWRERKIVVFSLERNESWILDTPGIRVMSIALSPMEEARQLYVSNWSSNEVYSISVDALRNGTQTANPELIGNWTTSKKPYRMLMDNQGTMYAAFWWKNYTSSWNSSQPFQEQRFYQAAIPNTGLPFTFALDQNGNLWMMVFDVKTKPRHKLLKAAVGAKSYTYEASPGASGGEAQSRVLINSSVFFVFLLAIAIL, via the exons ATGACACCGTCAATATTCGCAATTTTCATGCTCGGCCTTTCCTCCGTGGCCACCGCCGCCAACTTCACTCTGGTCTACGAGTGGTCCGATGAGTGGGACTACGAATGGCCGTCGGAGGCGACCAGGACACAGGCCTTGCAAAATGTAACTTTGAAACCAGAGCATATCGAGCCTCGTTTCATGGCTGTGTACGGAACAATGATCTTCCTGAGCCTTTGGAATTATGATGGCATTCCGGTGACActggtgtctttgccgacgagcagcgcgtcctCTGCGCCCCCGAAACTCACTCCATTTCCTTCGTGGGACATGCAT GGAAATGGAgactgcaacaaaattgaagaagcaacaGGCCTGGATGTTGATTCCGTTGGAAGGCTCTGGGTGCTGGACAACGGTAGCGACAATTGCTATGCTAAACTATGGACCATCGACTTGTCCAACAACGATCAAACCAAAATCATTCACGTTTTTCCTTTTCGAAAATCGATGCACGATTTGGTGCTCGACGAGACGCCCAACGAAACCTTAGCCTACATTGCGTGGTGgcgtgaaagaaaaattgtcgtctttagtttggaaagaaatgaatCTTGGATTTTGGACACGCCAGGAATCAGGGTTATGTCGATTGCTCTGTCCCCTATGGAGGAAGCGAGACAGCTTTACGTCAGCAATTGGAGCTCCAATGAAGTGTATTCAATTTCCGTTGACGCACTTCGCAACGGAACTCAAACTGCAAATCCGGAACTAATCGGAAACTGGACTACAAGCAAAAAACCATACagaatgctgatggacaaccaAGGGACCATGTATGCAGCCTTTTGGTGGAAGAATTACACTTCTTCTTGGAACTCTTCACAGCCATTTCAGGAGCAACGTTTTTATCAG GCCGCTATACCGAATACGGGTTTGCcgtttacttttgccttggaccAAAATGGAAATCTTTGGATGATGGTGTTTGATGTCAAAACAAAGCCGAGACACAAGCTTTTGAAGGCTGCAGTTGGTGCTAAATCATACACCTACGAGGCCTCACCAG GTGCAAGTGGTGGAGAGGCCCAAAGCAGAGTGCTGATCAACTCAAGCGTATTCTTCGTTTTCCTCTTGGCCATTGCTATTTTGTAG
- the LOC135937395 gene encoding zinc finger protein 880-like, which produces MPLVKPLCRVCERPTADGAVQAVQLDKEKLQTWLLNVCGHEFAEEIGDEDLICYFCIWHAEFLAPYVSEHEALAWWPPDLAYLDDKAKELRRKYLEGKAEQCWVQLEKIKLPKSVKDENGENEAKTDGGRSGRKCFYCRKMVADIGSHMRYMHANAIRCDYRKCATYFHTVEEKESHTKEVHQKSKAEKLFKCNFCEKEFRRSNNVRQHIRRVHAEFPVKCNFFGCFCYFKSEPEMMAHFDSVHKEEDKAKVFNCHHCEFKSKSKGDLSRHVSRLHFPMKIECGKCHKIFSTKQHLAQHVRQSHETRVCSICNSEVIVGNMGRHLNRMDCTRCKKEFECSGLYQFHLKICKQTLLKCQNCPKTFQTPFQLKYHEKMKHRNYSWLGLKYKNLGFKCESCKRYYKSEKQLKIHLNHFHKRLNLKHCAHCPKSFTDFVNLKNHLAMTHFLIERKFECDQSSQQTKERHSGGLHARSSSAVSCGPSPSTTF; this is translated from the exons ATGCCGCTGGTGAAGCCGCTCTGccgcgtttgcgagcgtccgacggcggacggcgctgtccaggctgtccaattggacaaggaaaagctgcagacttggttgtTGAACGTCTGCGGCCATGAATTTGCTGAGGAAATCGGGGATGAAGATCTGATTTGCTatttctgcatctggcacgccga gttcCTGGCCCCATATGTTTCCGAGCACGAGGCTTTGGCTTGGTGGCCGCCTGATCTGGCCTATTTGGACGACAAGGCGAAGGAGCTGAGGAGGAAATATCTAG aaggaaaagcagagcagtgctgggtgcagCTGGAGAAGATTAAGTTGCCGAAAAGCGTGAAAGACGAAAATGGAGAGAACGAGGCAAAGACTGATGGCGGAAGGAGCGGgaggaaatgtttttactgTAGAAAAATGGTCGCAGATATTGGAAGTCACATGAGATATATGCACGcgaatgccatcaggtgtgactATCGTAAATGTGCCACATATTTCCACACTGTTGAGGAAAAGGAGAGCCACACCAAGGAAGTGCATCAAAAGTCCAAAGCAGAGAAATTgttcaagtgcaatttttgcgagaaAGAATTTCGAAGGTCAAATAACGTCAGACAGCATATTCGTCGAGTCCATGCCGAGTTTCCTGTGAAATGCAATTTCTTTGGTTGCTTCTGTTATTTCAAATCCGAACCAGAAATGATGGCCCACTTTGATTCTGTTCACAAGGAAGAAGACAAAGCAAAAGTCTTCAATTGCCACCATTGCGAGTTTAAATCTAAATCTAAGGGGGATTTGTCACGTCATGTTTctcgtttgcattttccaATGAAGATCGAGTGCGGCAAATGCCACAAAATCTTTTCCACCAAGCAGCATCTGGCACAACATGTAAGACAGAGTCATGAGACTCGGGTgtgctcaatttgcaattcagaaGTTATTGTTGGGAATATGGGTCGCCATTTGAATAGAATGGACTGCACGCGATGCAAGAAAGAATTTGAGTGCTCAGGTTTGTATCAATTCcacttgaaaatttgcaaacaaactcTTCTGAAATGTCAAAATTGCCCAAAGACTTTTCAAACACCATTTCAACTGAAATACCACGAGAAAATGAAACACAGAAATTATTCTTGGCTTGGTTTGAAGTACAAAAATCTTGGGTTTAAGTGCGAGTcgtgcaaaaggtactacaaaagtgaaaaacaacTGAAAATCCACTTGAATCACTTTCACAAGAGACTGAATTTGAAGCACTGCGCGCATTGTCCCAAAAGCTTCACTGATTTTGTAAACTTGAAAAACCACTTGGCCATGAcgcactttttaattgaacgcaaatttgaatgtgacCAGT CCAGCCAACAGACCAAGGAACGACACAGCGGTGGTCTACACGCCAGAAGCTCTTCCGCCGTCTCCTGTGGCCCCAGCCCCTCCACCACTTTctaa